The genomic segment CCTGAATGGCCGCCTTGTCCGGCTGTCCGCCCGGCGGTACAATTTCGCCGCCTTTTTCAAGGCACACTGCAGCATCCATCCACAGGCGGTCCGGGCGGTACGCGGCGGTCACAAGACCGGTCGCTGTCTTCTGCGGGACCCGCGTCCAGAGAGCATGAAATGACCAGCACCATCGACAACGGCAAGATCATCGAAGACCACAAGCGCGGCGACAACGACACCGGTTCCCCGGAAGTCCAGGTCGCGCTGCTGACCGCACGCATCGTGCACCTGACCGAGCACTTCAAGACGCACAAGAAGGACCACCACAGCCGCCGCGGCCTGCTGATGATGGTCAACCGTCGTCGCAGCCTGCTCGACTATCTGCACCGCAAGGATGCAGGTCGTTACAAGGCCCTGATCGAGAAGCTTGGTCTGCGTCGCTAAGACTGATACCCACCGCGGCGCAGAAATGCGCCGCGGTTCTTTTTAGGGCGTGGGCAGCGTCCGCCCGCCGGGGCATGGGTCCCGGACGGTTCATCGCAAGAGACATCAAGGAATTCCAACGTGGCAAAAGTGACAAAGAGCTTCCAGTACGGCAACCAGACGGTGACGCTCGAGACCGGCGAGATTGCGCGCCAGGCCGGCGGCGCCGTGATGGTGTCCTGCGATGGCACCCAGGTGCTGGTCGCCGCGGTCGCCAACAAGACCGCGCGCGAAGGCCAGGATTTCTTCCCGCTGACCGTCGACTACCAGGAAAAGTTCTACGCCGGTGGCCGCATCCCGGGTGGCTTCTTCAAGCGTGAAGGTCGCGCCACGGAGAAGGAGACGCTGATCTCGCGTCTGATCGACCGTCCGATCCGTCCGCTGTTCCCCGATGGCTTCCGCAACGAAGTCCAGATCATCGCCACCGTGATGTCGATGAACCCGGACGTCGACGGCGACATCCTGGCTCTGCTCGGTGCGTCTGCTGCGCTGGCCCTGTCGGGCGCGCCGTTCGACGGCCCGATCGGCGCTGCGAAGGTCGGTTACAAGGACGGCCAGTACCTGCTGAACCCGACCGTGTCGGAGCTGAAGGATTCGGATCTCGAGCTCGTCGTCGCCGGTACCGCGAACGCCGTGCTGATGGTCGAGTCGGAAGCCAAGGAACTGTCGGAAGACGTGATGCTCGGCGCCGTGATGTTCGGCCACCAGCAGATGCAGGTCGCCATCGCCACGATCAACGAGCTCGTCGCCGAAGCCGGCAAGCCGAAGTGGGAATGGTCGGCCCCGGCTACCAACGAAGGCCTGATCTCGGCCATCCGCACCGCGGTGGGCGAGCAGCTCGCCAGCGCGTTCCAGGTGCGTGACAAGCTCGAGCGCAAGGACGCGATCTCCAAGGTCAAGAAGGCGATCCTCGAAGCCGTGCAGCCGCACGCCGAAGCCAACGCCTGGTCGAACAGCGAGCTGTCGAAGGAATTCGGCGAGCAGGAATACCAGACGATGCGCGACTCGGTCCTCAAGACCAAGGTCCGTATCGATGGTCGCGCGCTCGACACCGTGCGTCCGATCGCATCGAAGGTCAGCATCCTGCCGCGCGTGCACGGCTCCTCGCTGTTCACCCGTGGCGAGACGCAGGCGATCGTCGCCGTGACCCTCGGCACCGCGCGCGATGGCCAGATCATCGACGCCGTCGCCGGCGAGTACAAAGAGCACTTCCTGTTCCATTACAACTTCCCCCCGTACTCGGTGGGCGAAGCCGGCCGCATGATGGGTCCGAAGCGTCGCGAGATCGGCCACGGCCGTCTGGCCAAGCGCGGCGTGCTCGCCGTGATGCCGACGATGGAAGAATTCCCGTACACCATCCGCGTCGTGTCGGAGATCACCGAGTCGAACGGTTCCTCGTCGATGGCGTCGGTCTGCGGTTCCTCGCTGGCGCTGATGGACGCGGGCGTGCCGATCAAGGCACCGGTCGCCGGCATCGCGATGGGCCTGGTCAAGGAAGGCGACGACTACGTCGTGCTGTCGGACATCCTGGGTGACGAAGATCACCTCGGCGACATGGACTTCAAGGTTGCCGGCACCACGAACGGCATCTCGGCGCTGCAGATGGACATCAAGATCCAGGGCATCACCGAAGAGATCATGAAGGTCGCGCTGGCCCAGGCGAAGCAGGGCCGTCTGCACATCCTCCAGGAGATGAGCAGCGCGCTGACCACGGCCCGTACCGAACTCAGCGAGTTCGCGCCGCGCCTGATCACGATCAAGATCCACCCCGACAAGATCCGCGAAGTCATCGGCAAGGGCGGTTCGGTCATCCAGGGCATCACCAAGGAAACCGGCACCCAGATCGACATCCAGGACGACGGCACGATCACGATCGCGTCGGTCGACGCCGCCGCTGGCCGCGCCGCGAAGGAACGCATCGAGCAGATCACGTCGGACGTCGAGCCGGGCCGCATCTACGAGGGCAAGGTCGTCAAGCTGATGGACTTCGGTGCATTCGTGACGATCTCCCCCGGCAAGGACGGTCTGGTCCACGTGTCGCAGATCTCCAACGATCGCGTCGAGAAAGTCAGCGACGTGCTCAAGGAAGGCGACGTGGTCAAGGTCAAGGTGCTGGAAGTCGACAAGCAGGGCCGTATCCGCCTGTCGA from the Luteimonas fraxinea genome contains:
- the rpsO gene encoding 30S ribosomal protein S15, with product MTSTIDNGKIIEDHKRGDNDTGSPEVQVALLTARIVHLTEHFKTHKKDHHSRRGLLMMVNRRRSLLDYLHRKDAGRYKALIEKLGLRR
- the pnp gene encoding polyribonucleotide nucleotidyltransferase, coding for MAKVTKSFQYGNQTVTLETGEIARQAGGAVMVSCDGTQVLVAAVANKTAREGQDFFPLTVDYQEKFYAGGRIPGGFFKREGRATEKETLISRLIDRPIRPLFPDGFRNEVQIIATVMSMNPDVDGDILALLGASAALALSGAPFDGPIGAAKVGYKDGQYLLNPTVSELKDSDLELVVAGTANAVLMVESEAKELSEDVMLGAVMFGHQQMQVAIATINELVAEAGKPKWEWSAPATNEGLISAIRTAVGEQLASAFQVRDKLERKDAISKVKKAILEAVQPHAEANAWSNSELSKEFGEQEYQTMRDSVLKTKVRIDGRALDTVRPIASKVSILPRVHGSSLFTRGETQAIVAVTLGTARDGQIIDAVAGEYKEHFLFHYNFPPYSVGEAGRMMGPKRREIGHGRLAKRGVLAVMPTMEEFPYTIRVVSEITESNGSSSMASVCGSSLALMDAGVPIKAPVAGIAMGLVKEGDDYVVLSDILGDEDHLGDMDFKVAGTTNGISALQMDIKIQGITEEIMKVALAQAKQGRLHILQEMSSALTTARTELSEFAPRLITIKIHPDKIREVIGKGGSVIQGITKETGTQIDIQDDGTITIASVDAAAGRAAKERIEQITSDVEPGRIYEGKVVKLMDFGAFVTISPGKDGLVHVSQISNDRVEKVSDVLKEGDVVKVKVLEVDKQGRIRLSMKAVEEGEGTPAE